From the genome of Prevotella herbatica, one region includes:
- a CDS encoding glycoside hydrolase family 28 protein produces the protein MIKYLTAFIFIFTACHVTAYSKSQNEKFPDGSTIQSWFTDTAQVNINKLGKQYVITDYGVIKDSSVIQTDRIQSVIDRCHNEGGGVVVIPSGTYLTGSLFFKQGTNLYITKDGKIKGSDAITNYKIKRTRLEGMTTNYFAALINVDGVKDFSIFGKGTIDGNGLKYYDEFWLRRKVNPKCTNLEALRPRMLYISNSNDVKICGVRMINSGFWTNHIYKCNKVKYLGCYIYAPTDGYPKGPSTDAIDIDACENVLINNCFINVNDDGVCLKGGKGTYVDKDSTNGPCRNIIVQYCKFAKAGGGITFGSECYDATNIIMRNCNFNHTSNILLFKMRPDTPQRYEYVRVEDCTGNTIYGIRTKIWTQFFDLKERKDMPRSYVSNVEMRNINITCQKGFYQLKPSDKYDLGSFAFYDINAHDPYGKMDTSFLKSCKINNVRINGDKIQ, from the coding sequence ATGATTAAATACTTAACTGCATTCATTTTTATATTTACAGCATGTCACGTCACTGCATATAGTAAAAGTCAAAACGAAAAGTTCCCTGACGGTTCTACTATACAGAGTTGGTTTACTGATACAGCACAAGTAAACATAAATAAATTAGGGAAACAATACGTTATCACAGACTATGGAGTAATTAAAGACTCCTCAGTTATACAGACTGACAGAATTCAATCAGTAATAGACAGATGTCATAATGAAGGTGGCGGCGTAGTCGTCATCCCATCAGGAACATATCTCACTGGTTCCTTATTCTTCAAACAAGGGACAAACTTGTATATCACTAAAGATGGAAAAATAAAAGGTAGCGATGCCATAACCAATTACAAGATAAAACGCACTAGACTTGAGGGAATGACAACAAACTATTTTGCCGCACTTATAAACGTTGATGGGGTGAAAGATTTTTCTATTTTCGGCAAAGGAACTATTGATGGAAACGGACTAAAATACTATGACGAATTTTGGTTAAGGAGAAAAGTAAATCCAAAGTGTACCAATCTCGAAGCATTACGACCAAGGATGCTTTATATCTCAAATTCGAATGATGTAAAAATCTGTGGTGTGAGAATGATCAATTCTGGTTTTTGGACAAATCATATATATAAATGTAATAAAGTAAAATATCTAGGTTGCTATATATATGCACCAACAGATGGTTATCCCAAAGGTCCCAGCACAGACGCAATAGACATTGATGCCTGTGAAAATGTACTGATAAACAATTGTTTCATAAACGTCAACGATGATGGAGTATGCCTTAAAGGTGGCAAAGGAACTTATGTTGACAAAGATTCCACTAATGGTCCCTGCCGTAATATCATTGTTCAATATTGTAAATTCGCAAAAGCAGGAGGTGGTATAACGTTTGGTAGTGAATGTTACGATGCCACAAATATTATAATGAGAAACTGTAACTTCAATCATACAAGCAACATTCTATTGTTCAAGATGCGTCCAGACACGCCACAAAGATATGAATATGTAAGAGTTGAGGACTGTACTGGTAATACAATATACGGCATAAGGACGAAAATTTGGACACAGTTCTTTGATTTAAAAGAACGCAAAGATATGCCACGTTCATACGTTTCAAATGTAGAAATGAGAAATATCAATATTACATGCCAAAAAGGATTTTACCAGTTAAAACCATCAGATAAATATGACCTTGGCTCTTTTGCTTTTTACGACATCAATGCTCATGATCCTTATGGGAAAATGGACACCTCTTTCTTAAAAAGTTGCAAAATAAATAATGTTAGAATAAATGGGGATAAGATTCAATGA